The following is a genomic window from Xenopus laevis strain J_2021 chromosome 2L, Xenopus_laevis_v10.1, whole genome shotgun sequence.
attacattgcgacatgcacatttttactcACAAATTTGttgtctttgtgaattttattacattaacccgtTTAAGCTCAAAAGCTGTTGAATGCCCAAATGTCAACAACCCTAATGCTCTGTGCACTTCCTGTATACAGATGACACCTGAAATGGTCAGAGAGACTCATTTGAGACATGTGCAGATAGGTTAGAGAGGGATTGAGAGACAGTAGCCATGATGGAAGAAAAAACAACTGGTACAGAAATAATGTACTATGGATGTGGATAGACAGATGCAGTGGTGAGAGAGATCAGAGATAGGCAAAAAGTATAAGGAGAAATATAGGATGCCTAGTGGAAGTAATTGAGACAGGAACATTGCACAGCGATTCCAGTGAACATGTGGATGGAATAAGAGGGATCAAAAGAGCATTTTTGCTTTGATTAGACTCTGGGTAAATTAGAAAAACGTTGAGACTATATTGCTTGAGTAGACACCATTCATTTTCACCATTGCTGTGCCATGTGTGTAAAAGATAACAACCCTTTAGGCTAATGTTCTGGTGGCCTAAAACTGCAACTAGGTAGGGCTCTCCTGTAGGGCAACCCGCTCAGCCTTGCCTAGCTTTATGAGTGGATCTGAACAGACGTCATAGTGGATCACAGGAACTTGCCTATTACTCATTAGGGGGAGAGTATCCCATGGCTAGTACAATTTTATGCTATAGtggcatttattttaattgtattagaataaaaaaagcactTACAATGATATCGTAAGTTTTAGACATTTTGGTGCATACTTCCTGAATCATTGATCATGGGGTTGTAGaaatgtgaaaaaacaaattCGCAAGACCTAAGTCCAGTATTTGAATGCTATGTTTTTGTATGCTTTGGTGCCACTTTTATGAATTTTGAGTACCATTTAAGATTGACACAACTTAACttattttggagttgtttgtttTTGGTGTCATCTCAATTGTGCTTGCTTAAATTACATCAAATTCAAACCATtactccaaattttttaaactattcCAGCATAAAGTGGTATAAAAATGTCAAACTGTAGTTAAAGTGATTTTCATAAATTATATTCTGATGTAACCAAGAATTGCACTCCAATATCTCATTTACGTTTGTGAATTCCCAGCCCCAGGGTATTATTTCATTAAGCAAAATactattttttacttatttcccATAGTTTAATGTGGGGTTATAGTGAGGTAACGGTGAAGGAACTAATGCTGCCCACACGGCAAACCTGCAACAAGTCGTACTTTTCAGACCTTCTGTTTGCTGAGCAAGAATACTTGaggtaatatttatgtaaatttcaTTACCCAACAGAACCATGTCCTCATTAATAGATTATTCttacatgaaaatatatatatttataaatctttatatatatatatatatatatatatatatatacatacatacatacatacatacatacatacatacatacatacatacaacaggtagggatccgttatcctgaaacccgttattgAGAAGGCTTCGAATTATggaatagccatctcccatagacatttttaaaaatagtttcatttttctttgtaatattaaaacagtcctTTGTActgttagatggctttttagcaagtgagggaatacgggACAAGGTTATGGAAgtaagctcatagtacaagttgatccagggactagtccgattgcaatTATGGCAtcatgaaggaattttttcccctctgatgcTTGCCttcctggatcaactagtagttagtcaggtttaaatagatttaaaaggttgaacttgatggatgtgtcttttttcaacctaacttacatggtacttgttccaaactaagatataattgatccttattggaagcaaaaccagcctattgggcttatttaatgtttacatgattttctagaagacttaaggtatgaagatccaaattattgaaagatccattatctggtaaacCCCTGGTCCTTCCTTAGTGTAGTTGGTCTTTGCATGCAGTAAACGTCTAGTTTAATTGTTTAGGTTTTTCCCTAAAAATTGGAGTGTTTgtgggtagtttcactaaaaccttgaatttttctggataaaaaaaaaacccattttttatctttataatgccctgaagctgcaaaaaactttgaatatgaaaatactccagctaaaacctgtcgaggtcatgtagaagtcagtggtagaggttccttgaaccatttgaagatgttttagccttcatgatttttgggttcTTTGGTGGTTTGAGCTATTTGAGGTTTTTTGCagataactcgatcaattagagttagtgaagggtgaatttattcgccaggcgcgaattcgcgcgattcgccgccatcgaataaattcgcgaaaattcgcggcaaatattcgccggcgccaaaaaaattttttccgaaaaattgacgccggcgtcaaaaactgcgTCGCCGTCAAAAACGATCgacgtttcgcccatcactaattagagtATTTAAGTCGTCGTCCCCGATTGCATTCAttcaatatttttacattcaagttttttttagaaaaatacttCCTTTATTAAAATTACAGTTAAGCTCTTACTTAATTGCTTGTTACAGCAGTTGTGCAGAGATCAGCCACAGTAAAAGAGGGAGCCATTGTGCAGAAATTACTGATAAGTACTAGTGTGCATTGTCCTTATTTATTTATCAGTCTATTGGTTGTAGGATTAATGGTATGCAAATTAATTACAAAGAGACATTCGTAGAAGTGCTTGAGCCTTACTGATATTTGGAATTTTGGCAGCAACCCCCTTCCTCTCTCTAAAACAGTAATAATGTAAATCTCTGGGATTTGTGgcacaatatgtttttatttattacatgaaaGGGAGGCAGTTTTAAATAGGTGTATTGTTGCAAAGTATTTCCtaacaaataacaataattgactcaattataataaataaattgctgCCTGTTGTAAAATtgcaggatattagaagtcacttcagAGTACCATGACTTTTATTAAAAACATCCCCTACCAAGAGCAGATGGCACGAGGTACAGGGGAACAGGCAGATGGCAGTGCAGGAGCACGGGTGGGAGATCATAAAGGCAAAATGGACTAGAGGCATAAGGGGTTGGCACCTACTTAGGAAGAAGTGACAAAAGGGTGGGCGAGACACGAGGTTGAACACACGAGCACGATGGAAATGTCTAGCGGTAGATTATGATAAATAATGTGCCCCATACTAATACTAGATATTGGATGTTATCACAGAGAGCTTTGGCCTTGTGCTTCAATGTAACTTGTCTGTGACTGCAGTATTTATACTTGAGCAACAGTGGTATAACAGACTTTAACTGCAAAGTCATTAAATAccagaacaaaaatgtattttcctttatttctactTGTTGGACATGTCATGCTAGTTGTGAAGTCTTTCTTACCTTTAGCAACCATTTTGGTTTAGTtctaattttctatttgtttttattttaacagtaaaCTGCATCATCCTCACATACTTCAACTCCTTGCAGTGTGTGTCTCCCCTGATCTTGAAAAAACACGCCTAGTATTTGAGAGGGTCATTTCTGGAACTTTATACAGCATTCTTCACGAAAGGGTGAATGTTTCTCAatgatttctttttgtttaaagtgAATATGAAAAAAGCAAAGTCAATGTCATGCTAGATAGCTTTCTGGAACAGTTTATGTCAGTTGCATAGTGCTGTAAATATAACAATAGAAAGTCCTCTAATTCTCCTTCTATGCCCTATTTCAATCTGagcaaaagcaatgaaaatgcaCTACTTCCATTCCAATTCCAATCATAACAAGCATTCCTTCACAAAAATAGACATCACTGCATTTTTACCGTGTACAATGAATGGggcatttaaatgcaaattatgtTTTAGACTTTGATGTTTGATTATGCTAAGAAATCTGTTTAGAGGTCCATATAATATGCACATAATTTCACGGTATAGTTTATTGTCATCAGATTAATTATGATAATCCATAATTATTACTTTTCAGCGTACAGATTTTCCTATTTTGGATATGGAAACTATTCTGAATATATTTCTTCAAGTGATTGATGCTTTGATATTTGTGCATTGGCGTGGCTTTATCCATTGTGCGTTTTCTTCACATGCCATTAATATTATTCTTCCTGGCTTGGCTAAGCTAAGTAACTTTGAGTACATGGCAGAAAGGTAACTGCTGTGTTCTTCTATTAACTAATTTAATAAGAAAATATGTAAtgcttttgttttgattttaaattaagacatctgccattgattaattaaatcaggggtgcccaaagttGAGATTAGTATATAAGTAGATCACAGCAGCCTAccattgtgacaaaaaaaaactcccatcagaTCACCCTTATTCAGagtttaaataaaatgtcttcAGAAATAGGTGTTGTTTAATCACAGCACAATCAGTTTTTTCAGGATAATGCAATAAAGTATCCCATAGCAGTTTAGCATCCGAAATGGTAGCTCATGATGCCATAAATCCACTAAAAGTAAACCACAAACAGCAGTCTGGACACCACtgaatgaaatataaaattctATAGGAAGTCTCTTTGTCAGTTACAGTTCAGATTCAACTCAAGTAAAAGAAGAAATCTTCTAATGCAATTAGAAGTTCCGTATAGACATTTACTGAGTTTAATAAGTCCAAATAAATGCTGCAATACATTCTGATGgtattattattttctctgtgGCTTACGGTATATCACAGACACGttgcaataaatacaaattgttgAGTAAACATGCAAGTCTCTGTTGGCTTATATACTAGAACTAATTCGGGCTAAAAAAGAAATATGCACATTTATCCTGGAGACAAATTGCATCCATAACTTCTgagcataaaaaaaacaagtagccACATCATAATCCACATAAATTAGCTAAgcaaaaagtgcataaaaaaataaatccactaagtaaaaataaaagttttgctACGATCAGtctgcattgtaaatgacccaGCACAGATTAAACTGAATGCTTTTTGAAAATAATGAGTAAAAGAGACGCTGTATAGATAAACAGAAATTGTAAATAGCAAGTAACATAGCATATTACAGATCTTAGAACTCAAATGAGTAATACAATTGGACTTTTTGATAGCAAATATAATAACAAAGGTCCATGGAATTCAATCTTTTTGTCTAAATGTAACCTTTCCATGAGCATGTTTTAAAGGACAGAGGCCACTTTTCCAAACATGCTGTTCACAAATATGTACAGTGGCCCTTAAAagttgcacaaaataattttttagcgcacagccaaaaataaaaaaaacgtaggaaaacaaaatgtatcgaaaaatgttttactttactttatagcccagtgatccccaacctttagaacctgtgagcaacattcaaaagtaaaaagagttggggagcaacactagcatgaaaaatgttcatggggtgccaaataacggctgtgattggccatttagtagcccctatgtgaattgtcaacctacattaaggctatgtttggcagtgcaccttgtttttatgcaactaaaacttccccaacacagaaattcaaaaataagctcctgctttgaggccactgggagcaacatccaaggggttggggagcaacatgttttaTGTACAGCACACCtagttgtgtatatattttttaaataataaaattatgaataaaaaaaaagttttgacttATTCATATTAGTAGGTACAGCTGGCACATTGGTACATATGTGGTGTTTTACATTGAGTAGTTGTGCATGTTTTGCTGTACACATTGTTTGGCTTTAATTTAAAATCAAGTTTCAGTGGCAGTTTTGTTAAAAATTCCCACGGTAACTAGAAATTAGCAATTTTacttattttcataaaataattgaaaaaaaaacatctaatggTATGTTTCTTTTGGTCTTCCAGTAAAGATGGCAAAGTGCATACTGATGTCAGCCATTTTCCTGTTCCACCATATCTATATCGTTGGTCAGCTCCAGAAGTCATCATGGGGAAAACAATCTCTACAAAATCAGATCTTTTTAGTTTTTGTGTTGTAATGCAAGAAGTTTTAACAGGTAACTGTAAAAATAACATgtattgactagggatgcaccagattcggtttgggattcggccaggattcggcctttttcaacaggattcagattcggccaaatccttctgcctggccaaaccgaatcagaatcctaatttgcacgtggggagggaaatcgtctgactttttgtgacaaaacaaggaagtaaaaaatgttttccccttcggtattcggccgaatctttcgcaaagtattcgggggttcggccgaatccaaaatagtggattcggtgcatccctagtattgacGGAATCTTTAATTAGTGCAGGGCTAAAGCTTTTCACATACGGGAATTCCTTGGGTGCACAAAGTAGAACACTTAAATAATTGAAACAAAGGTTGTGacattacaaaatgtaattttagctaactgtattttcaatattttccaTATCATCGTTCAGCACCTTAcgtttgaattttattttaaaactgatgTCAGTTTGAGAAGGGGTTTAGGAGAGAACATTTTCTAGTATTGTGCTGTTCTATATTTCCATATGGTAGGCATCTGCCTGTAAGCAGGTCAGTTTTTCCTTTTGACAAACTTTTTGAACATTTGCCCAAAAGCTAGATGGCATAAATGTACCTTGTCCTCATTCCATGCTTTTACACAAAATGCTTCTCTCCAAACAACAGAGAAAGCCATTGCTCTGGAACAAGACCTCACTAGATCCACTGAAGCCTATGTGAAAAACGTTATTTTGGCCAGGGTGTTGATAAGCTTCTAATATTGACTCCTTCTCTTAAAGCCACCTCTACATTCTGTAACTGCATCGGCATAGCCCTAAAAAACTGATATAAGGTCGCTCGCAGAGCAAAACAGGGTTTCTTTAAGGATGCATACTATATAAAGGCTCAATCCATGTTTGTATAAGGATATCAACCTATTAGTTACCATACTTAGTGACAAGGGAGCACAGAGATTAATACTGAGTGAAAAAACAGTAATAGACACAAATATTGTTGCCTCCAAGGCAAGAAAAACTAATTGGTGGCTACACAGAAAGAGAAGGGAGGAGAAAGAAGTGTTCTTTAGCTTGCCCTGTCTCCAAAGAGGAGCAACTTGACCCAGTTATCCTGTACTAAAAGGTAGGGCCGTGtagagaaatatgttttttttgtaatcaaacTGGTTTACAATGTTCAAGTGCACAGGGTACCTTATTAGCCCGTGAGACaaattataaatatagaaaaattatatatatatacatatatatatatatatatatatatatatatatatatatatatatatatatatatatatatatatatatatattattgacatattcagtctttattttatttaactcaatatttttttcaataatattaGACACTCTTCCCTGGGATGGCCTTGATGGTTTAACTGTTAAAAATGCAGTGGTTTCTGGACAAAACTTAGCTGTTGATCTCAGAATTGCTAAGCCCTATGATAAAATTGTGAGCACAGGAATTCAAGCGATGGCAAAGGATCGTGCTATAAGCTTGCAGGATATTCGCTGGATGCTAAAGAAGGATATTGAGGTGATGATTTTATTTCCTATTAGAGTGGTTTCATTTGTAATGAAAAGATCAGTGAAAATGAAGCGCTGACCAATTATTTAATCAATCAGTTTATCTACAGTGGAGGGGTCAGAACATCCCTATGTAAATCTTTCTAAGCCTGGAGGCAACACCACTGGAAAGTTTATGAGTGCGGAGTGATGGTTATGCTTGGGCTAAGGACCTCTTccatttaaaattttgattttatagccATTTTCTTTTCATCTTATCATTTCACTTGCTGTTGCTTATACAGGGTGTTGAGGCTGAATAATCTTTTTGTGACATCCCCTATATTGTTAGATAAACACAGCCTATATGCAGTACACCTGACTTTCCATAGCCTCTGACATCCTTTGactaaattttatttaaacaagtcCTACAGGGTTAGATGTTGTTTATATGCCACCTCACTTCTACTTTTGTGATCAGCACATTCCTCCTCATCTCTGTAATAAGCACCTACTGCAGTCATCTCCTTATTTACAGTAAATCATATAAGTCTGTGTAGCTGGAAAACAGACCATTTGAGCATGGGCTACCTTTTGtttaaaatgctaaaataaacaaaTCCGTACACTATTGCAGAATATGGATTTTTCCAGTAAAGCTAAAACATGAAATGTTGATTTGTTTCAGAACAAATTAAACTGAGCAATCCAACAGATATACAGAACTGTTCTACAAATGTTTGCTAGCAAATTAGCATTTCTACCCCAACTATATTAGAAGAGTACAATTATGTATTTGGAGCATAATATTAACAACTTAGTTTTAGATGTCTGACTGgcacaaataattagaaaatgtaaaaaaaaagaggattgtgggtgtgtgtgtggtggcACCAAAAACCAAACTTTAAAACTTAGAATGCAAAATAAGGTTTGGCTTTTATTCTATGTTAGCTATACTGAAGGAAACAGAAATATGGGGAGTAACAGATTGTTGCAGAGTCTCTTACCCTTTTTACAATAGTATGAGGCGTGTCATTTGTGCATTTTGTAGCTCTGTTCACTTTTAGTGGCAATAGAAATGCTGACTGTTTAATTTCCAAGCGACACTAAgggatatatttattatgctgtgttaaacgaaattctctgaaaaaactgtgtaaaaaaaaaatattttttttttacatggtgaaaCCTGcagatgtgtggtgtatttttcCATAGCTTTTttccacagcataataaatatacccatcAGTGCAGGTGCGCCTTCAGGCAACTCATAAAAAGTTAATGGTTATCAGTTTTGAGGGGTTTGTACCCATCTTACAAAGCTACAAAATGCTCTAAATTGTGCCCTTATGCTATTTCCCTGTAGCCACTCACTCTCGCTATTGCTATTTTCTGGGGAAATTTCTTACTGTGGAAACATTTAAGTTTTAACATGATCTCATTGTGATTGCAGGATTTTCTAGAGTCCAGAAAAAGTACTTCTGAAACCTTAGGCACAGAATGCCAAAATCTATATCCTAATGTTAATAACCTTTTCCAACCCAGACGGTCATTAAGTAAGGAGCCTCACAAGCTTCAGACTGATACACTTGGTATGTTGATGCATGCTATAAGTACATGTaatattaatgtgttttttttggcaaGTTTATGGATTACCGGTAATAGTTTGAATCATATCACCAGACTTGAGCTATGCCAGTGATTCCAactaaaactgcattttttcacatgccaataaaaccttttatttttagattctgTGGTGTGTGACAAAGACAGATAAAGAATTCAAGAATTGTGGAATGACCCTGTTTTTATGATGAAGGTTGATGATGTCTGAATTCTATGATTCAGATAGTTCTAGTTGTAAAAACCATCACTgtagacagatactgctttcagtagcataGCCTATGCCAAATAAccttaatggaacagttcagtataaaaataaaaactggctaaatagactgtacaaaataaaaaatgtttctgatatagttagccaaaaatgtaatctataaagtttggagtgaacagatgtctaacataatagctagaatccaacttcctgctttcacctctctaactctgagctagtcagctaCATGAAAGGGGGGCACAAGGGACagaactgttcaatgagtttgcaattgatcctcagcattcagtttagattcaaaagcaaccgtTATGACCCATGAGCCCTcctcaagtaactgattggttactgtctggtaaccaatctgtggaaaccaagagagctgcaaagcagtaagTGGCGTTCTGTTCtgctatgttagacatccagtcactccagcctttatacgttacatttttgactaactaaatattttagaaactttttaattttgcacagcctatctatttacccaaaaaaaagatgccaaatttctcaaaattaaaaaaaaatcagatccacAGTTTGTGACAGTATTTAAACCCCCCTGGCTACAAGGAATTTCCAGCACACCCAATGGTAATAAAACggcttttatttttcacatatggCACAGCAGCAAAGTTTCGGACCTAAAAAGGTGGTTTTATTACCATTGGGAGTGCTGCAAATTTCTTGTAGCCAGAATGCAAAGCATATGAAGGTTAACACATGATGATGCGTGCGCCcgacaaaaaaggaaaagaaatcaCTGAGGAGCTCGGCCAACAAGAGAATTTAAACCCCACCAAAAACCCTGTCACACTATTGTAAGTCTGGTTGAACAGTTCTGAAAAAGATCCCTATGGGGGACTAAAATGCTGagcaaaataattattatttatagccTACTTTAGCAAATCCTGTAAAGGAGGTAAGTCACgtgtagtatttaaaaaaaaattgaattatgtataatctctgtaaaacacaAAATcattgctgtccaactggcagcccccCTTGTGTTGCCCCCATGCGAAAGTTTGCCTTCTGTGTCtatttaccatgtgtaaaatttcaaaggtatcactacatagattaattggcccctgcattgtttttaCTCTCGTATTCAGATTTTaaacccctgcattgttcactcaTGTAATTcgccctgcattgttcacacatgtaacacctctattgttcacacttgaAACCACCCAGactaaaactgcccacattgttcacctgttcacagcTCATATGAAGGGGAATCAGCACTGTTGCTGTATGAAGTACATCTTAGAGTGATCCTGatatgtttccctgtctcctgctctgttctgccttccctatgtgtgtaccatactctgtctgggtatgctgtactctgcctgccctatcctccctgtgtgtgccatactctgcctgccctatgctccctgtgtgtgccatactctgcctgacctatgctcctgtgtttgccatactttgcctgccctatgctccctgtgtgtgccatactctgcctgccctatgctccctgtgtttgccatactttgcctgccctatgctccctgtgtgtgccatactctgcctgacctatgctcctgtgtttgccatactttgcctgccctatgctccctgtgtgtgccattctatgcctgccctattctacTTGGTTGTGCCAAAATCTGCCAGCCATATGCTCCTTGagcgtgccatactctgtctgtgtgtgccttactctgccttccctatgctccttgggtgtgccataatctgccttctctatgctccttgggtgtgccatactctgcctgtgtgtgcccttatCTGCCTGTGGAACAacagcctggtaggggtttgtcctggggttttgttagcatttgaaaattgttgttaggggcccctaaggtgttcaaTCATGTGCTGGGAAGGTGCTGTGTTAAGattatgtcttaatatgatttacctttttcacatatgagtgataaattatatccctgcagtgagcaccattggtgtgctaccacaattcaGGTGGACatagtcttgtggtaacatggatgtggtttaatACAGGGAATGGTTAACGCTGGCTTTCAAAATCGGCCCTTCACCATGTAGAcctgaaaaattctggccctcggtaccacagatgTTGGACATCACtgcactaaagaatatgatgtgttgtatcaattaaaggagaaggaaaggttaaaactaagatagccttatcagaaagatccacctaactataccagtaaaccctcaaagtagtgctgctctgagtcctctgtcaaaagaaacactgcatttctttccttctattgtgtacacatgggcttctatatcagacttcctgccttcagtttaaacctctttgcccgggcgtgagcatgatcagtttgcttctcttccccccttccttctctgctgtaatctgagcctagagctatacGTGAGCATGAgagggagaggctcaggcaggaagtgatgttacaccaagctaatactgaaactgctatccttaacaaacagacagcttctagagctttttacttaggtatggtaaaacattctacagaataaatatagcattctatcatgcactattgcagctaatctattggcaataaaatgcctctgtatacCGTTATGGTTTAATATTTAGAGATTCcatgtttttagttattttttagctATTGTTTTAACTTTATTGAACAGATCATAAGAAAACATTTGGAGATGAAGAGACTGAAATACATTGCAATTGTCGACCTATTGTGACTTGGCACTTGGATTCTGAAAATCCAAACAAACAGACTTTGCACACTGAGGCAGACCAAAGTGTGCTTGTAAGTGATTTTGCCCAAGATGATCAGAATAAAGACACCATCTCTTGTGTACAGGTCAATGCATTTTCTAAGAGAACAGATGTAGATTATCAGTTGGAAAATCAAAAGACCAAACCACAAATGGGTAAAAATACCTATAATTTAGAATCACATGCAGAGGAAAAACATGTAGTTTACCATCAAGTAATAACTGAAAATAGCTCATCTGAAACAGATTCAGAATCTAACACAGAAGAAATATATAGCCTATGTGAAATAGTTGATCCTGTCAAAGACACCCAGATAGGAGAAACTGTGAGAAGTAACAGAGCTTCTTCCTTACAGAAGCACATCAGTTCCATCACTGACAAACTGGCCATTTCCAATTTACTGGAAAAGCTTAATGAAGCCCTTAATTCTGTAGAGAATGcgttaaaaaaatctgataataCTCACATGCAAACTTACAAGAAACAGAAAGCAGAGGAATGTGTTACCTGCAAGATATCTGATGAAATCTCTCGGGATGAGGTTGATGACATGTGTGGAGcattaaaaatgaaatctaaTGCTGTATGGTCTGCTGTGGAACCCCCTTCTCAGTATAAACCTCCAAGACTTTCTCATATGTACACTCAAAGTGACAAGAAAAATGTTCAGAGCGAGTATGCTATGGGTGCTCGTCTCAAGACTGTAAAAAATGAACTTTCCTGTAAAGATTATTGTTCACCTCAAACTACATGTGATGGGGGGCAAGATACCCGTAAAAAGGTAAGGACCTTATGATTCATTTTTGTCAGATTCATGATCACTATTACACAACATGTAGCTCTATAATGCTTGGACATGAAAAGCTGGAACACTGCTTTCATATTTGATGtataaaactttaaaaccaatacattttccaaattctttaaaaaaaaaacgtattcaaAAAGAAGACATTATTACTTTACAGGATTGgcagtaaatacattaaaaatggcTTTATTGCAGGgttctgcaataaaataaaattataaaaatatactatttAGCATCTgacacattggggtatatttactaaaactcagattttctggtcaggctttttattataccctgatgctgcaaaaagcctggatctgaaaatccgccttctcaaacctgttgaggttatggatacgtcaatggcagatgtccctatcccaatttgaagatatcgtggtttgCACTGGTTTTAGCCCagtaatccgaaaaattcagggcAATAAcctgattttatcgagtttttcccaaaTCTGAGTTAacttaatgataaataaggcaaaatcttgGATTCGAGTTTGGTCGgcctttgtttaataaaaaaattagataaatttggatt
Proteins encoded in this region:
- the LOC108708317 gene encoding inactive serine/threonine-protein kinase TEX14 isoform X2 encodes the protein MSHSIRLLQPCPVRIGSIKYDSDEKQLHEDVKYGCYTKVKQMLKKGISADSINSLGQTPLFIAALLGHSKMVDLLLRYGSNPNHRCFDWSTPVHAAAFSGNQWILSMLIDAGGDLRLHDQDCRKPYCWALLAGRHNNAQMIEFIDRCTAHMQALVQCFPYKALKKVDSSSILIHNSSLMDLLSQGNAEKYGGVSTKTISSFGYGKLYFTDDSYLSCMAYIPYVEERDLVQGNDKPVFSFSAGQYMTMTNKLHHPHILQLLAVCVSPDLEKTRLVFERVISGTLYSILHERRTDFPILDMETILNIFLQVIDALIFVHWRGFIHCAFSSHAINIILPGLAKLSNFEYMAESKDGKVHTDVSHFPVPPYLYRWSAPEVIMGKTISTKSDLFSFCVVMQEVLTDTLPWDGLDGLTVKNAVVSGQNLAVDLRIAKPYDKIVSTGIQAMAKDRAISLQDIRWMLKKDIEDFLESRKSTSETLGTECQNLYPNVNNLFQPRRSLSKEPHKLQTDTLDHKKTFGDEETEIHCNCRPIVTWHLDSENPNKQTLHTEADQSVLVSDFAQDDQNKDTISCVQVNAFSKRTDVDYQLENQKTKPQMGKNTYNLESHAEEKHVVYHQVITENSSSETDSESNTEEIYSLCEIVDPVKDTQIGETVRSNRASSLQKHISSITDKLAISNLLEKLNEALNSVENALKKSDNTHMQTYKKQKAEECVTCKISDEISRDEVDDMCGALKMKSNAVWSAVEPPSQYKPPRLSHMYTQSDKKNVQSEYAMGARLKTVKNELSCKDYCSPQTTCDGGQDTRKKTHRMYAEDNLKFSNIEVNKKRSKKYREILFGAKANVLQGRTENVGRTTGMASSEWSSARDHSTEPCTLRNVIPEHTTASDILRTDLRVGLDKSLNCTEDEFFTAKFELSCCSNDQYPELESVREEINVTQSTSNLIMCPSGRYKQAELGSDQLEMATVGVNKLSFIHHTSSFVDIQELSTINLPTPRAGKISTRISTPIAAVLDSSVLDTAENNTTRNNYKRIYLENKGINKGTTSSNNDTDRAHGTLDDALERIMHSEAMDTEVTDRAHSTLDEALERIMHSQAKETEVTDRMSSLDKDGP